The Micromonospora sp. NBC_01740 genome includes a window with the following:
- a CDS encoding ParB/RepB/Spo0J family partition protein codes for MKNRPRGGLGRGLGALIPTGPAPTAVVEPITAEESPAPVEAAADTAAAAPAGPVPTGPVPTVAIPPVVAQPEPQAELSPVPGARFAEIPVDAIVPNPKQPRQVFDEDALEELKTSIQEVGFLQPIVVRQLDDEKYELVMGERRWRAAQAVGRENIPAIVRDTHDDAMLRDALLENIHRANLNPLEEAAAYQQLLDEFGATHEELARRIGRSRPQISNTIRLLNLPAQVQTRVAAGILSAGHARALLSLDEAEAQEQLARRIVAEGISVRATEEIVALALSDGTSKKETAKRRPKPHAPALTDLADRLSDRFDTRVKVDIGRSKGKITIEFATVDDLERIVDLIGVGQEEEPEA; via the coding sequence ATGAAGAACCGTCCTCGGGGCGGTCTGGGGCGGGGCCTGGGGGCGCTCATCCCGACCGGGCCGGCGCCGACCGCCGTAGTTGAGCCGATCACCGCAGAGGAGTCGCCAGCTCCCGTGGAGGCGGCTGCTGACACTGCCGCGGCTGCGCCGGCGGGACCGGTGCCCACCGGCCCGGTGCCGACCGTGGCGATCCCACCGGTGGTGGCACAGCCCGAGCCGCAGGCCGAACTCAGCCCGGTGCCGGGTGCCCGGTTCGCCGAGATCCCGGTCGACGCCATCGTGCCGAACCCGAAGCAGCCGCGTCAGGTCTTCGACGAGGACGCCCTGGAGGAGCTGAAGACCTCCATCCAGGAGGTCGGCTTCCTCCAGCCGATCGTCGTACGACAGCTCGACGACGAGAAGTACGAGCTGGTCATGGGTGAGCGGCGCTGGCGTGCCGCGCAGGCCGTCGGGCGGGAGAACATCCCGGCCATCGTCCGGGACACCCACGACGACGCCATGCTCCGGGACGCGTTGCTGGAGAACATCCACCGGGCGAATCTGAACCCGCTGGAGGAGGCGGCCGCGTACCAGCAACTGCTGGACGAGTTCGGCGCCACCCACGAGGAGCTCGCCCGGCGCATCGGGCGGAGCCGGCCGCAGATCTCGAACACCATCCGGCTGCTCAATCTGCCCGCGCAGGTCCAGACCCGGGTCGCCGCAGGGATCCTCTCCGCCGGGCACGCCCGTGCGCTCCTGAGCCTCGACGAGGCCGAGGCGCAGGAGCAGCTGGCGCGCCGGATCGTCGCCGAGGGGATCTCGGTCCGCGCGACCGAGGAGATCGTCGCGCTGGCCCTGAGCGACGGTACGAGCAAGAAGGAGACGGCCAAGCGTCGTCCGAAGCCGCATGCTCCCGCACTGACGGATCTCGCCGACCGCCTCTCCGACCGGTTCGACACCCGCGTGAAGGTGGACATCGGCCGGAGCAAGGGCAAGATCACCATCGAGTTCGCAACGGTCGACGACCTGGAGCGGATCGTGGACCTCATCGGCGTCGGTCAGGAAGAGGAGCCGGAGGCCTGA
- the trxA gene encoding thioredoxin: protein MGATRSVTDASFAADVLKSDKPVLVDFWAEWCGPCRKVSPLLEEIAGEMGDQVTIVKLNIDENPETARTYRVMSVPTLTVFKNGEPVQSIAGAKPKGELVRLIESAL from the coding sequence GTGGGAGCAACGAGGTCGGTCACCGACGCGAGTTTCGCCGCCGACGTGCTGAAGTCCGACAAGCCGGTTCTGGTGGATTTCTGGGCCGAGTGGTGCGGCCCGTGCCGCAAGGTGTCGCCGCTGCTGGAGGAGATCGCCGGCGAGATGGGCGACCAGGTCACCATCGTCAAGCTCAACATCGACGAGAACCCGGAGACCGCCCGCACCTACCGGGTGATGTCGGTCCCCACCCTCACCGTCTTCAAGAACGGCGAGCCGGTGCAGTCGATCGCCGGCGCCAAGCCGAAGGGCGAGCTCGTCAGGCTCATCGAATCGGCGCTCTGA
- a CDS encoding D-alanine--D-alanine ligase family protein, with protein sequence MVPTAADRSVVTDSAVTADLRVLVLAGGLSYERDVSLRSGRRVLDALRAVGMDAELRDADVALLPALSADPPDAVVIALHGATGEDGSLRGVLDLCGVPYVGCDARTSRLAWDKPSAKAVLREAGIPTPDWVALPHDRFSELGAVAVLDRIVERLGLPLMVKPAQGGSGLGAAVVRDAASLPAAMVGCFAYDPTALVERYVPGMDVAVSVVDLGDGPRALPAVEIVPRNGVYDYAARYTAGRTTWHTPARLEPAVAGAVADVALAAHTALGLRDLSRVDLIVDSAGQPHVLEVNVSPGMTETSLLPLAVQAAGLDFGRMVGTLVARAAARHP encoded by the coding sequence ATGGTTCCCACCGCTGCCGACCGTTCCGTCGTGACCGACTCCGCCGTCACCGCCGACCTGCGGGTGCTGGTGCTCGCCGGCGGGCTCTCCTACGAACGTGACGTCTCGCTGCGGTCCGGTCGCCGGGTGCTCGACGCGCTGCGCGCGGTCGGGATGGACGCCGAGCTGCGGGACGCCGACGTGGCGCTGCTGCCGGCCCTGAGCGCCGATCCGCCGGACGCCGTCGTGATCGCCCTGCACGGCGCCACCGGCGAGGACGGATCGCTGCGTGGCGTGCTCGACCTCTGCGGCGTCCCGTACGTGGGGTGCGACGCCCGCACGTCACGGCTCGCCTGGGACAAGCCCTCGGCCAAGGCGGTGCTCCGCGAGGCGGGCATCCCGACCCCGGACTGGGTCGCCCTCCCGCACGACCGGTTCTCCGAGCTGGGCGCCGTGGCGGTGCTGGACCGGATCGTCGAGCGGCTGGGGCTGCCGCTCATGGTGAAGCCCGCCCAGGGCGGTTCGGGGCTGGGCGCCGCGGTGGTCCGGGACGCCGCGTCCCTGCCGGCCGCGATGGTCGGCTGCTTCGCGTACGACCCCACGGCGCTGGTCGAGCGGTACGTGCCCGGCATGGACGTGGCGGTCTCGGTGGTCGACCTGGGCGACGGGCCGCGCGCCCTGCCCGCGGTGGAGATCGTGCCCCGCAACGGGGTGTACGACTACGCCGCCCGCTACACCGCCGGCCGGACGACCTGGCACACCCCCGCCCGGCTGGAGCCGGCGGTGGCCGGTGCGGTGGCCGACGTCGCGCTGGCCGCGCACACCGCGCTCGGGCTGCGCGACCTGAGCCGCGTCGACCTGATCGTGGACTCAGCCGGCCAGCCGCACGTGCTGGAGGTCAACGTCTCACCGGGGATGACGGAGACCTCACTGCTGCCGCTCGCGGTCCAGGCCGCCGGTCTCGACTTCGGCAGGATGGTCGGCACCCTGGTGGCCCGCGCCGCAGCCCGCCACCCCTGA
- the sigM gene encoding RNA polymerase sigma factor SigM, producing MGVRGERVTGGPAGPPVSSSVPPSGPADLDLLHAHVAGDPHAFAELFHRHRDRLWAVALRTLGDREEAADALQDALLSAHRAAGRFRGDSAVTTWLHRIVVNACLDRIRRRQAHPTVPLPDGVRDTDSGTGGVEPAAPVQDHDTALVVRQALADLPPEQRAALILVDVQGYPVAEVARILDVAEGTVKSRCARGRARLATQLGHLRPARQKTEPQATPQRAEPAPATGPNVPAVTRGNPRSPEGVRSGSGRSRRDLHQEDA from the coding sequence ATGGGCGTACGCGGCGAACGGGTGACCGGTGGACCGGCGGGTCCGCCGGTCTCGTCGTCGGTGCCACCGTCCGGGCCGGCGGACCTCGATCTCCTGCACGCCCACGTGGCCGGCGACCCGCACGCCTTCGCCGAGCTCTTCCACCGGCACCGGGACCGGCTCTGGGCGGTGGCCCTTCGCACACTTGGCGACCGCGAGGAGGCCGCCGATGCCCTCCAGGACGCCCTGCTCTCCGCCCACCGCGCCGCCGGGCGGTTCCGGGGCGACTCGGCGGTCACCACCTGGCTGCACCGGATCGTGGTGAACGCGTGCCTGGACCGGATCCGCCGCCGCCAGGCGCACCCGACGGTGCCGCTGCCGGACGGCGTCCGGGACACCGATTCCGGCACCGGGGGCGTCGAGCCGGCGGCACCCGTCCAGGACCACGACACGGCGCTCGTGGTCCGGCAGGCACTCGCCGATCTGCCGCCCGAGCAGCGGGCGGCGCTGATCCTGGTCGACGTGCAGGGTTACCCCGTGGCCGAGGTGGCCCGGATCCTCGACGTGGCCGAGGGGACGGTCAAGAGCCGGTGCGCCCGGGGCCGGGCCCGCCTGGCGACACAGCTCGGGCACCTGCGCCCCGCCAGGCAGAAGACGGAGCCGCAGGCCACCCCGCAGCGGGCGGAGCCGGCCCCGGCGACGGGCCCGAACGTGCCGGCCGTCACCCGAGGGAACCCGCGGTCGCCCGAGGGCGTCCGATCGGGGTCGGGACGGTCCCGGCGGGATCTCCACCAGGAGGACGCGTGA
- the trxB gene encoding thioredoxin-disulfide reductase, with the protein MDEVRNLIIIGSGPAGYTAAVYAARANLKPLIIEGVQSGGALMTTTEVENFPGFADGILGPELMDNMRKQAERFGAEFLTDDVTRVELKDTGSVGSDAVSTVWVGQTAYRARAVILSTGSAWRPLGVPGEQEYLGHGVSSCATCDGFFFRNQHIVVVGGGDSAMEEASFLTRFADSVTIIHRRDSFRASKIMAERALSNDKIKVEWNTTVEEILGDDGKVSGVRVRNTHTGESKVLDVTGVFVAIGHDPRSELFRGQVEMDDEGYVKVQAPSTRTSVPGVFAAGDLVDHTYRQAITAAGTGCAAALDAERFIATLQG; encoded by the coding sequence GTGGACGAGGTCCGCAACCTGATCATCATCGGCTCCGGGCCAGCCGGTTACACGGCGGCGGTCTACGCGGCGCGCGCCAACCTCAAGCCGCTCATCATCGAGGGCGTGCAGTCCGGCGGTGCGCTGATGACCACCACCGAGGTGGAGAACTTCCCCGGTTTCGCCGACGGCATCCTCGGCCCCGAGCTGATGGACAACATGCGCAAGCAGGCCGAGCGGTTCGGCGCGGAGTTCCTCACCGACGACGTGACGCGGGTCGAGCTGAAGGACACCGGCAGCGTGGGTTCCGACGCCGTCAGCACCGTCTGGGTGGGCCAGACCGCCTACCGGGCCAGGGCGGTCATCCTCTCCACCGGCTCCGCGTGGCGTCCGCTCGGCGTGCCCGGCGAGCAGGAGTACCTGGGCCACGGCGTCTCGTCCTGCGCGACCTGTGACGGCTTCTTCTTCCGCAACCAGCACATCGTGGTCGTGGGCGGCGGTGACTCGGCGATGGAGGAGGCCAGCTTCCTCACCCGGTTCGCCGACTCGGTCACCATCATCCACCGCCGGGACTCCTTCCGGGCCAGCAAGATCATGGCCGAGCGGGCACTGAGCAACGACAAGATCAAGGTCGAGTGGAACACCACGGTCGAGGAGATCCTCGGCGACGACGGCAAGGTCTCCGGGGTGCGGGTACGCAACACGCACACCGGCGAGTCCAAGGTCCTCGACGTCACCGGCGTCTTCGTGGCCATCGGTCACGACCCGCGCAGCGAGCTCTTCCGGGGGCAGGTGGAGATGGACGACGAGGGCTACGTGAAGGTCCAGGCGCCCAGCACCCGGACCAGCGTGCCCGGCGTCTTCGCCGCCGGCGACCTGGTGGACCACACGTACCGGCAGGCGATCACCGCCGCCGGCACCGGCTGCGCCGCCGCGCTGGACGCCGAGCGCTTCATCGCCACGCTGCAGGGCTGA
- a CDS encoding aminotransferase-like domain-containing protein, translated as MTGTTLDDYTDRYARRVRGMTASEIRALFAVASRPEVVSLAGGAPYIAALPLDAVGEMLGRLGAEHGATTLQYGIGQGTLELRERICEVMALSGIDAACGASPDDVVVTVGGQQALDLVARLFLDPGDVVLAEGPTYVGALGVFQAAQAQVVHVPMDDDGLIPEALEAAIAEQARAGRRVKFLYTIPTYQNPTGVTLTEQRRERVLDICERAGLLVVEDDPYGQLGFEGDAPAPLRARRRDGVFYLSTFSKTFAPGLRVGWILAPHAVRDKLVIASEAQILCPSGYAQAAVSTYLGTMPWREQLKVYREVYRERRDAMLAALDDLMPAGTTWTTPAGGLFVWATLPDGLDSKAMMPRAIAARVAYVPGTGFYADGTGTGNMRLNFSFPSPERIREGVRRLAGVMEQDIAMRRVFGTVGRPGARRGQAGADTPGPDLA; from the coding sequence ATGACCGGCACGACGCTCGACGACTACACCGACCGGTACGCCCGCCGCGTACGAGGCATGACCGCCTCGGAGATCCGTGCGCTCTTCGCGGTGGCCAGTCGGCCGGAGGTGGTCTCGCTCGCCGGTGGCGCCCCCTACATCGCGGCGCTGCCGCTCGACGCGGTCGGCGAGATGCTCGGCCGGCTCGGCGCCGAGCACGGCGCCACCACCCTCCAGTACGGCATCGGCCAGGGCACCCTGGAACTGCGCGAGCGGATCTGCGAGGTGATGGCGCTCTCCGGCATCGACGCCGCCTGCGGCGCCTCCCCGGACGACGTGGTGGTCACCGTGGGCGGGCAGCAGGCCCTCGACCTGGTGGCCCGACTCTTCCTCGACCCCGGGGACGTGGTGCTCGCCGAGGGCCCGACCTACGTCGGCGCGCTCGGGGTGTTCCAGGCCGCCCAGGCGCAGGTCGTGCACGTGCCGATGGACGACGACGGGCTGATCCCGGAGGCGCTGGAGGCGGCCATCGCCGAGCAGGCGCGCGCCGGCCGGCGGGTCAAGTTCCTCTACACCATCCCGACCTACCAGAACCCGACCGGCGTGACGCTGACCGAGCAGCGGCGGGAGCGGGTGCTCGACATCTGCGAGCGCGCCGGCCTGCTGGTGGTCGAGGACGACCCGTACGGTCAGCTGGGTTTCGAGGGCGACGCGCCGGCGCCGCTGCGCGCGCGGCGGCGCGACGGGGTCTTCTACCTCAGCACCTTCTCCAAGACCTTCGCCCCGGGCCTGCGGGTCGGCTGGATCCTCGCGCCGCACGCCGTCCGCGACAAGCTGGTCATCGCCAGCGAGGCGCAGATCCTCTGCCCGAGCGGCTACGCGCAGGCCGCCGTCTCCACCTACCTCGGCACCATGCCCTGGCGCGAGCAGCTCAAGGTCTACCGCGAGGTCTACCGGGAACGGCGCGACGCGATGCTCGCCGCGCTGGACGACCTGATGCCCGCCGGCACTACGTGGACGACGCCGGCCGGCGGCCTCTTCGTCTGGGCGACCCTGCCCGACGGCCTCGACTCCAAGGCGATGATGCCCCGGGCCATCGCCGCCCGGGTGGCGTACGTCCCGGGCACCGGCTTCTACGCCGACGGCACCGGCACCGGCAACATGCGGCTCAACTTCTCGTTCCCGTCCCCGGAGCGGATCCGCGAGGGCGTGCGCCGGTTGGCCGGCGTGATGGAGCAGGACATTGCCATGCGGCGGGTCTTCGGCACGGTCGGCCGCCCCGGAGCGCGGCGCGGGCAGGCCGGCGCGGACACGCCGGGACCCGACTTGGCATGA
- a CDS encoding N-acetylmuramoyl-L-alanine amidase, producing the protein MRPIRPGDRGPAVTEIRTVLTGLDLLVPTAPGADEFDTHTERAVRAFQQSRGLSVDGRVGAETWRALDAARWRLGARTLYHAVPEPLTGEDVRSLQERLLEMGYDVGRADAIYGVRTSRAVAQFQREVGLTPDGSCGPHTMNALRRLGRKVVGGRPQWLRESDAIRQSGPALVGRTVVIDPGHGGTDPGVVVPDGSLRWTEADLVYDLASRLEGRLAAAGVRVQLTRGPAQEDCLPDVDRAELANSLGADVFISLHVDEHVNPEAEGVATYHYGTDNGVTSATGERLAGLVQREIVARTGLRDCRTHAKAWDLLRLTRMPAVRVEVGYLTSPTDRARLVGPRFRDRVVEAVVAAVQRMYFPVERDVPTGSIDVSALRAVVAAGTVVD; encoded by the coding sequence GTGCGTCCGATCCGACCCGGTGACCGTGGACCCGCGGTGACCGAGATCCGTACGGTGCTGACCGGCCTCGACCTGCTCGTCCCGACGGCACCGGGCGCGGACGAGTTCGACACGCACACCGAACGGGCCGTGCGGGCCTTCCAGCAGTCGCGTGGGCTCAGCGTGGACGGCCGGGTCGGTGCGGAGACCTGGCGGGCCCTGGACGCCGCCCGCTGGCGGCTGGGCGCCCGCACGCTCTACCACGCGGTTCCGGAGCCGCTCACCGGTGAGGACGTCCGCTCGCTCCAGGAGCGGCTGCTGGAGATGGGGTACGACGTCGGGCGCGCGGACGCCATCTACGGCGTACGGACCTCCAGGGCGGTCGCCCAGTTCCAGCGCGAGGTCGGGCTGACGCCCGACGGCTCGTGCGGTCCGCACACCATGAACGCGCTGCGCCGACTCGGCCGCAAGGTCGTCGGCGGGCGGCCGCAGTGGCTGCGCGAGTCCGACGCCATCCGGCAGTCCGGCCCGGCGCTGGTGGGCCGGACCGTCGTCATCGACCCCGGGCACGGGGGCACCGACCCGGGCGTGGTGGTGCCGGACGGATCGCTGCGGTGGACCGAGGCGGATCTCGTGTACGACCTGGCCAGCCGGTTGGAGGGCAGGCTCGCCGCCGCGGGCGTCCGGGTGCAGCTCACCCGTGGGCCGGCCCAGGAGGACTGCCTGCCCGACGTCGACCGGGCGGAGCTGGCCAACTCGCTCGGCGCCGACGTGTTCATCTCGCTGCACGTAGACGAGCACGTCAACCCGGAGGCCGAGGGGGTGGCGACCTACCACTACGGCACCGACAACGGGGTGACCTCGGCGACCGGGGAGCGGCTGGCCGGGCTGGTGCAGCGGGAGATCGTCGCCCGCACCGGGCTGCGCGACTGCCGTACGCACGCGAAGGCGTGGGACCTGCTCCGGCTGACCCGGATGCCGGCCGTACGCGTCGAGGTCGGCTACCTCACCTCGCCCACCGACCGGGCCCGACTGGTCGGCCCCCGGTTCCGGGACAGGGTGGTGGAGGCCGTCGTCGCCGCCGTGCAGCGCATGTACTTCCCCGTCGAGCGCGACGTCCCCACCGGCTCGATCGACGTGAGCGCACTGCGGGCGGTGGTGGCCGCCGGCACGGTCGTCGACTGA
- a CDS encoding GNAT family N-acetyltransferase codes for MSRRLVSLTLDTLEDLPRPCRQCVYWELDPVSADRACAAGDPGLEKEAWVSQTLLEWGSCGKLVYVDGMPAGFVLYAPPAYVPRSMAFPTSPVSADAALLMTANVVPAFVGGGLGRMLVQGVARDLTKRGIKAIEAFGDAKFGDAADPAGACVAPADFFLSVGFKTVRPHPRFPRLRLELRTALSWKSDVEYALEKLLGSMSPETLLRPVRPAPATRSTAG; via the coding sequence ATGTCGCGACGTCTGGTCAGCTTGACCCTCGACACCCTGGAGGACCTGCCCCGCCCGTGCCGGCAGTGCGTCTACTGGGAGCTTGATCCGGTCTCGGCGGACCGGGCCTGTGCCGCGGGCGACCCGGGGCTGGAGAAGGAGGCCTGGGTCTCGCAGACGCTGCTGGAGTGGGGCTCCTGCGGCAAGCTCGTCTACGTCGACGGCATGCCGGCCGGCTTCGTCCTGTACGCCCCGCCGGCCTACGTGCCCCGCTCGATGGCCTTCCCCACCTCCCCGGTCTCCGCCGACGCCGCGCTGCTGATGACGGCCAACGTGGTGCCCGCCTTCGTCGGCGGCGGGCTGGGCCGGATGCTGGTCCAGGGCGTCGCCCGGGACCTCACCAAGCGCGGCATCAAGGCGATCGAGGCCTTCGGCGACGCCAAGTTCGGCGACGCGGCCGACCCCGCCGGCGCCTGCGTCGCCCCGGCCGACTTCTTCCTCTCCGTGGGCTTCAAGACGGTCCGCCCGCATCCGCGCTTCCCCCGCCTGCGGCTGGAGTTGCGTACCGCGTTGAGCTGGAAGTCCGACGTCGAGTACGCGCTGGAGAAGCTGCTCGGCTCGATGAGCCCCGAGACGCTGCTCCGCCCGGTCCGTCCGGCCCCGGCCACCCGCTCAACGGCCGGCTGA